In Oreochromis niloticus isolate F11D_XX linkage group LG5, O_niloticus_UMD_NMBU, whole genome shotgun sequence, a single window of DNA contains:
- the rad18 gene encoding E3 ubiquitin-protein ligase RAD18 has translation MAFEMEADLPPSLACLKNVDALLRCPICFDFLNISMMTKCSHNFCSLCIRKFLSYKLQCPVCNTQMTEADLRNNRLLDDLVTNFQSARQQLLKAQFDSPPISPKTPASAVKCKTPKERGQKCNNSVLSQFFQKKSKTPPSKETQRNGSISEWVQEGKRWTAGIHNDTDLHSGKAELSVVVKEEPIDMDDASTYGSTSLRLEPTAFPSISAENGMADSLTPSKDIKPIIKVECPVCSVSVSQHFINKHLDTCLTSGDKKESLRSQKRRPMPKLVYNLLSVQELKRRLKECHLSLQGSRDQLIKRHQDFVYLYNAQCDSLNPRSAEEIAKEVEANEKMRNQLQGKAKPVMVFSKNHSEKEIEDMHSNYRKQHSSDFSRLIAQVRGRMETTRQPRVKQEVSEENKDVQKTHSADQGAQIKSCTEVKVEHEAEDEESGGVIELSSSPAYSDVSISSSISDIFGPEPARKDVERTPGRKRTSHSTEDNATLSPVLGKRRRKT, from the exons ATGGCCTTCGAGATGGAAGCGGATCTACCACCTAGTCTCGCATGTCTGAAA AATGTCGATGCGCTGCTTCGGTGTCCTATTTGCTTCGACTTTCTCAATATTTCAATGATGACAAAATGCTCACACAATT tttgtTCTTTGTGCATCCGGAAATTTCTTTCCTACAAGCTCCAGTGTCCAGTTTGCAATACA caaATGACAGAAGCAGATCTGAGGAACAACCGTTTGTTGGATGATTTGGTCACAAACTTTCAATCTGCAAG aCAACAGTTGTTAAAAGCACAATTTGACTCTCCTCCAATATCTCCGAAGACCCCTGCTTCAGCCGTTAAATGCAAAACTCCGAAGGAGAGGGGCCAGAAGTGTAACAACTCTGTGCTGAGCCAGTTTTTCCAAAAAAAGTCTAAAACACCTCCCAGCAAAGAAACCCAGCGCAATGGTTCCATCTCTGAGTGGGTTCAGGAGGGGAAAAGATGGACTGCAGGAATCCACAACGATACTGACCTACATTCAGGAAAAGCTGAGCTTTCAGTGGTTGTGAAAGAAGAACCCATAGATATGGACGATGCGTCTACTTACGGTTCGACGTCACTCAGACTTGAGCCCACGGCCTTTCCAAGTATTAGCGCTGAAAATGGGATGGCAGATTCTTTAACACCTTCAAAAGACATTAAGCCCATAATCAAAG TGGAGTGCCCTGTGTGTTCTGTAAGTGTTTCCCAGCATTTTATCAACAAACATCTGGACACGTGTCTTACCAGTGGTGACAAGAAGGAAAGCTTGAGGAG CCAGAAGAGGCGTCCGATGCCGAAGTTGGTGTACAACCTGCTTTCAGTGCAGGAGCTCAAGAGGAGGCTGAAGGAATGCCATCTGTCATTGCAGGGATCTCGAGACCAGCTGATCAAAAGACACCAAGATTTTGTCTACTTATACAATGCCCAGTGTGACTCTCTAAACCCGAGATCAG CTGAGGAAATTGCCAAAGAGGTCGAGGCCAATGAGAAGATGAGAAATCAGTTACAGGGGAAGGCCAAGCCA GTCATGGTTTTCTCAAAGAATCACTCTGAGAAAGAGATCGAAGACATGCATTCAAATTACa GGAAGCAGCACAGCAGTGACTTTTCCCGGCTAATAGCTCAGGTCCGCGGCCGCATGGAGACCACCAGACAACCTCGtgtaaaacaggaagtcagtgaGGAGAACAAGGACGTACAAAAAACGCACTCTGCAG ATCAAGGTGCACAAATAAAAAGCTGCACAGAAGTGAAGGTTGAACATGAAGCTGAAGACGAGGAATCAGGAGGAGTAATCGAGTTGTCATCCAGCCCCGCCTATAGTGACGTGTCCATCAgcag TTCTATTTCTGACATCTTTGGTCCAGAACCTGCCAGAAA AGATGTAGAGAGGACCCCAGGCCGAAAGCGAACATCCCACTCCACAGAAGACAATGCCACTTTATCACCTGTTTTGGGAAAGCGACGGCGAAAAACGTAA